From one Musa acuminata AAA Group cultivar baxijiao chromosome BXJ2-6, Cavendish_Baxijiao_AAA, whole genome shotgun sequence genomic stretch:
- the LOC103988296 gene encoding probable protein S-acyltransferase 1, with product MPRLRRLYQVWKGNNRFWCGGRLIFGPDGASLSLSMLLIAGPSIAFCSQVLAKILNHEMTDDDNQNRILGSPVLIVTALLTVADLAFLLLTSSRDPGIVPRNARPPDSDEAFDVTTPSMEWVSAATPHLQLPRTKDVNVDGFTVRVKFCDTCLLYRPPRASHCSICNNCVQKFDHHCPWVDQCIGVRNYRFFFLFISSSTFLCIYVFTFSWLNILIEGKRYHNSVWKSMRSEVLSLVLIVYTFIAIWFVGGLTAFHVYLISTNQTTYENFRYCYDKKENPYNKGLLKNFKDVFFSKIPPSLNDFRSWVLEDSPEASSISWNSGINIVGSKEKIDLEMGNMTELSSNMQITNTMQDLDCTAIDDNIQEKGRHEDVASYPFAFPVVQEPTEQASTCNNQTCIRADGMIMDEMSDEESCLNDISTHVDDDGHLLET from the exons ATGCCCCGACTCAGGAGGCTCTATCAAGTTTGGAAGGGAAACAAT AGGTTCTGGTGTGGTGGGAGGCTAATATTTGGTCCGGATGGTGCTTCACTATCTCTATCAATGCTTCTCATTGCTGGTCCATCGATTGCGTTTTGTTCTCAAGTGCTTGCCAAAATTCTTAACCATGAGATGACCGACGACGATAACCAAAATCGAATACTTGGATCTCCAGTGCTGATCGTGACGGCACTTCTCACTGTAGCA gaTTTGGCTTTTCTGTTGTTGACTTCTAGTAGAGATCCAGGCATAGTGCCAAGAAATGCTCGACCCCCGGATTCTGATGAAGCATTTGATGTCACCACTCCTTCCATGGAGTGGGTGAGTGCAGCAACTCCACACTTACAGCTGCCCCGTACAAAGGATGTTAATGTTGATGGATTTACCGTAAGAGTCAAGTTCTGTGATACATGCTTGCTTTATCGCCCACCCCGGGCTTCCCATTGCTCGATCTGCAATAATTGTGTTCAGAAGTTCGATCACCACTGTCCATGGGTTGATCAGTGCATCGGAGTA CGCAACTATCGGTTCTTCTTCTTGTTTATATCATCATCAACCTTTCTTTGCATATATGTCTTCACCTTCTCATGGTTAAACATTCTTATAGAAGGAAAACGATACCACAATTCTGTCTGGAAGTCCATGAGAAGCGAGGTCTTATCACTTGTTCTCATTGTGTACACTTTCATAGCCATTTGGTTTGTCGGTGGACTGACAGCATTCCATGTCTACTTAATCAGCACAAATCAG ACGACATACGAGAACTTCCGGTACTGTTATGATAAGAAGGAGAATCCATATAACAAGGGCTTATTGAAAAATTTTAAAGATGTTTTCTTCTCAAAGATTCCTCCTTCATTGAATGATTTCCGGTCATGGGTGCTTGAAGATTCACCAGAAGCTAGTTCTATTTCTTGGAATAGCGGGATAAATATCGTTGGCTCAAAGGAGAAAATTGACTTGGAAATGGGCAATATGACCGAGTTAAGCAGCAATATGCAGATTACGAATACAATGCAGGACTTGGATTGCACTGCCATTGATGATAATATTCAGGAAAAAGGAAGGCATGAAGATGTTGCCTCTTATCCATTTGCTTTTCCTGTTGTTCAAGAACCTACAGAACAAGCATCCACATGCAACAACCAAACCTGCATAAGAGCAGATGGAATGATTATGGATGAAATGTCTGATGAGGAGAGCTGCTTAAACGACATTTCAACTCATGTCGATGATGATGGTCATCTCCTAGAGACGTAA
- the LOC135614557 gene encoding probable serine/threonine-protein kinase PBL2: protein MGNFCGGSAKLANASSPYASKNPLSSINNFSSNKSTTTYDSSFKSKPPTTASLQSFSLSNFETAAESFNKGDASTTVSLKSFSLIDLKTATKNFSSNSYLGEGGFGCVFKGWIDELTYAPTRPGVGIVVAIKKLKRESFQGHKEWLAEITYLSQLHHENLVKLIGYCSESNNKLLVYEYMQKGSLENHLFKRGVQPIPWSVRVKVAIDVARGLSFLHGLETQIIFRDLKASNVLLDSDFNARLSDFGLARNGPTGDKSHVSTRVVGTRGYAAPEYIATGHLSLKSDIYSLGVVLLELLSGKRALDEDNGSREKTLVDWAKPFLNDKRKMLRVMDTRLEGQYSKKEAQTIAALVLQCLHADPRSRPNMTHILPALEQLRAPKDTPRMYSRA from the exons ATGGGGAACTTCTGCGGGGGCTCTGCTAAGCTGGCAAACGCTTCCTCTCCTTATGCTTCAA AGAATCCACTGTCCAGCATAAATAATTTTAGTTCAAACAAGTCAACGACAACTTATGATTCATCATTCAAAAGCAAGCCACCAACTACTGCCAGTCTTCAGTCCTTCAGCTTGAGCAATTTTGAGACTGCAGCTGAAAGTTTCAACAAGGGAGATGCATCGACCACTGTCAGTCTGAAGTCCTTTAGCTTGATTGATCTCAAGACCGCTACTAAAAATTTCAGCTCCAATTCATATCTAGGCGAAGGAGGTTTTGGGTGTGTCTTCAAAGGATGGATCGATGAGCTTACCTATGCTCCCACTAGACCAGGAGTTGGTATCGTTGTTGCCATCAAGAAACTCAAACGAGAAAGCTTTCAGGGGCACAAGGAATGGCTT GCAGAAATTACCTACTTGAGTCAGCTTCACCATGAAAATCTAGTTAAATTGATAGGCTACTGCTCGGAGTCAAACAACAAGCTTCTTGTCTATGAGTATATGCAGAAAGGCAGCTTGGAGAACCATTTATTCAAAA GAGGGGTGCAGCCTATTCCTTGGTCGGTAAGAGTGAAGGTTGCCATCGATGTAGCTCGAGGATTGTCGTTCTTGCATGGTTTAGAGACCCAAATTATATTCCGTGATTTAAAGGCTTCAAATGTTCTCCTTGACTCG GATTTCAATGCTAGATTGTCAGATTTTGGCTTAGCTAGGAATGGTCCTACTGGAGACAAGAGTCATGTTTCAACCCGGGTGGTTGGAACTCGTGGCTATGCTGCTCCTGAGTACATTGCTACAG GTCACTTGAGTTTGAAGAGTGACATCTACAGCCTTGGAGTGGTGTTGTTAGAACTCTTATCAGGGAAGCGAGCACTCGATGAAGATAATGGATCCAGAGAGAAGACACTGGTGGACTGGGCGAAGCCATTCCTAAATGATAAAAGAAAGATGCTAAGGGTCATGGACACAAGACTGGAAGGACAGTACTCGAAGAAGGAAGCCCAAACGATTGCTGCTCTTGTCTTGCAGTGCCTCCATGCAGATCCCAGGAGCAGACCCAACATGACACACATTCTTCCAGCATTAGAACAGCTCCGTGCACCTAAAGACACACCTCGCATGTATTCAAGAGCCTAA